In the genome of Rhodothermales bacterium, the window TCAGGGCGAGCGCATCCACATACACCGGGAGAAAATGCGTGGCGGCGAGTTCGAGTTGGACGGACCCGCTGTCATGCCCGAGCAGGTGCGCGCGGAGGGCGTCCACCGGGTGCAGGCCGAAATCGATCAGCCGGCGGTTGTGGTCCACCGAGGCATACGGGAACGCGTATTCGGGATTGTCGAGATGGACGATCCGCTCCTTGCGGACCCATTCGTCGCGCAGATCCTCCTGCAGGCCGGCGAAATACGCCGGATCCGCCACGCGTTCGAGTTCACCGACGTACGCCGCAAAAAAAGTCGTGTCCTGAAGCAGAATGCGTTGCAGGGCGTCCGGGTAGTCCGAGGCGTCGAATCCGTTCCCGGAGGCCCAGATCGCGCCGATCTGCGTCCCGGAAAGCGCATCGTACCCGATGGGTTCAATGCGTGCCGTGATCGGGTTGTAATAGAACCGGATGTTGCGCCACACCGCCCCGTGTTTGCTGCCGAGCAGTTCCGATAGCGCCATGAAACGGGCCATGCGCTCGACATCGAATACCGCATGTGCCGGCATGGCGCCGCTCCTGAAATCCGTGAGCAGGCTCAGGGCGTGGAGGTACTGGTTGTACTGGACGGGATCGCGCTGGATGGACTGGCTCTTGAACGCGTCGATGTAGGTGGCCTCGAACGTCGAACTCGTCGCGGACGCCATGTCCTTGAATTCCGTCAGATCGAAAACGTCGTCCCAGAGCGGCTGCTCGGAGAACCGCAGGATGGGGCCTTCCCGCCGGTTTCGGTGTTCGATCAGGCGTTTGTCGAAGTGCTCTTCCAGGGCATAGATGCCCATGTATTTTCCGTTGATCGTCACGCCAATGAAATCGTACCGGAGCGACAGGACATCTTCGCGTTCCAGCGCCCGGTGATACACCCATTCGGCCAGGTAATTCCGGGTGCCGGGGTCCTGGATCGAGAAGGTATTCATGCCGAAAACCGTCTGGTCGCCCTTTACATGGACGCGGAAGGACCACTTGTCGCCGGCGAGATGGTCGACCAGATCGCCTTTGAGCCGCAGCGTGACGTCGTAGGTTTTTCCATTCGACGTCAGGCGGGCCGGGACGTAATCGTCGTCGCTCGCGATCAGCTGGCCCATGCGAAGCGCCGTCTCGCGCTTATAGGCGATCCACTGGAAATCGGTGTGCTTGATGTCGATCGCGATCTGCTCGGGGCGTGCCAGCAGTGCGCTCTCGACCCGGTTGGCGAGGGTGACGGGAGCTTGCATCAGGCTCGATGCCGTCGCCTCCGGGTCGAAGGCTTGCCGCTGCGTCAGCAGGGCGCCGATCCAGAACGTCAGCGCCGAAAGGCAGACCATGAGGGCCACGACGCCGCCGATGCTGAGCGTGCGTCCCGTGAGCAGCGTGCGCAG includes:
- a CDS encoding CotH kinase family protein; the protein is MKLKVAQAPSPLRTLLTGRTLSIGGVVALMVCLSALTFWIGALLTQRQAFDPEATASSLMQAPVTLANRVESALLARPEQIAIDIKHTDFQWIAYKRETALRMGQLIASDDDYVPARLTSNGKTYDVTLRLKGDLVDHLAGDKWSFRVHVKGDQTVFGMNTFSIQDPGTRNYLAEWVYHRALEREDVLSLRYDFIGVTINGKYMGIYALEEHFDKRLIEHRNRREGPILRFSEQPLWDDVFDLTEFKDMASATSSTFEATYIDAFKSQSIQRDPVQYNQYLHALSLLTDFRSGAMPAHAVFDVERMARFMALSELLGSKHGAVWRNIRFYYNPITARIEPIGYDALSGTQIGAIWASGNGFDASDYPDALQRILLQDTTFFAAYVGELERVADPAYFAGLQEDLRDEWVRKERIVHLDNPEYAFPYASVDHNRRLIDFGLHPVDALRAHLLGHDSGSVQLELAATHFLPVYVDALALNDRVVSRPAEPAFLPARNDGMTATFSSVSFPLPDSIAASDSLRGLLTVRYHLLGSDSLKSTTIFPYPSVVRALVDGDPTRDEPNAHTFPFLRIDEAARRVTVPAGDWRVGDIMILPTGYTFLLEAGAHLDLSDSAFVLARGPVVANGTEADPVRFGSADSTGQGLVVLQAGEESTIRHALFDGLGSAGRGAWNQTGAVVFYESPVRMEHVAFTRSRSEDALNIVRTRFSLEDALFRDTRSDAFDGDFVEGVVRNARFERLGNDGIDISGSQVRAVGIHVRGAGDKALSAGEYSVLEADSVTIVGSAIAIASKDKSVVTLRNASIIDSRLGFAIFQKKSEFGPASAEAYNLRMDAVETPLLLETGSSLFINGALQRPTGDRVGDLLYGHVYGKASE